From Solea senegalensis isolate Sse05_10M linkage group LG16, IFAPA_SoseM_1, whole genome shotgun sequence:
ATGCGACACAAGCACAAACTAATGACGGTGTACTAAGTCATTAGAATCAGAGAATTAAAAAGATTTTCTGCAtgactgttaaatattgagatttcagacatttcctttgctaaatgttggagatgaacgcatgtgttcaggatttttaactgatctacagtcatgactcttccagtgatgacgcTCAGTGGAGCAGGTagcaaaaaaagcaccaggcaCCAGaaactatcactgatggaaaacaaAGAACAGTGGAGTCAAGGCGAGCAGTGCTAGAACTGCGTCATGGAAAAGAGCCAACTTTGAATTCCTGGAGGGATCGATTAGTCATGGCTTCAGCTGGGGCTGCACGGATTGTAAAGTTTTTAATTTGAGTAAAAGGCTTTTTAACGCAGGggtgagaggggaaaaaacatgaGAGATGGGAGAGAAAAGAAGTGAAATCTCTGGTGGGTTCTGACTTCAGCCAGAGGCTTAGCAAAGAACAAACATGACGTACAAACAGGAACCCGCAGGGTGCAGCTGCTGGATTTACTAAAACAGAGTCCGGTTTGTCCTCACACCACCTTCTGCATCAACGAGCCTTTGATTTAGACGttttttacacaacatttattcaacaataacacaaataaaaagaaagaagagttAAGTAGCTTTGCTCTTCACTAAATCCTCCTCAGGGACACGGTTCAGTTTCTTGTAACAAGAACTGGGAATAATTGTATGAAGCTAATTTATAGTCAACTGTGGTAGAGTCGGTTCATATGCTGAGATAAAAATCTTTATTGTGAAATAGACTTTACACCCAAACAGATCAAGTGTGGGACtattaatataaatgaataattaggttttaaattgctgtaaaatatgtgtgATAGATATTTATGTTGATGGATAATTACACACTTTGTCGGGAAGCTAATGCTTTCAAATATGACGTGGAGTccatagaaaatgaaataaataagaacataATTGAAATAAACCTTatctccatcttaatctaatgtcactacaccagtgtgtgaagtatatgtgaggaagaggaagatgagagaaACATCTGTGACTTAGCTCGCCCTCTTTACACCACTGTACTCTGACGTTGGCGAGTACGGTGTAAAacgtttgagaaacactgatcgaAGCGTTTCACTGACTTTCACTGGCAGCATTTAACACACACCTGCCTCACACTCTTACACTTTCTTCTGTCAAACATTCATCACATCCATTCACACGCTCACAGTCACACGCTCACAGTCACACGCCCAGGTGAGACATCTGCATGCTGACTAGAAGAAGTGGGTATTGAACCctgacctcctccacctcctacCACTAATCAACAGCTGTGAAGAGAGTGAACAGAGTTACTAGTTCAGCTTTAAAGGTTCAGGATACAAAAGTAATGAATACATGATTTTAAAAGTTCTTCATAACTTCAGAGAGACACTTTGGTCTGGGTTTCCTGGAGTCCACATGTTaggacacacatttttaaaatgctctACTTCTATATCGAGTTAAAGGTAGAACAACAGTCTGAAACTAAAATGAGCAACAATAAGTCATCTGAGCTCGACCAAGGGTTTAAGAACTTGCAGGAAGTCTTTAAATGACCTTTGCAAACAACAGTAGGACGACTATGTAAAAGCTGGAGGATTTAAATATGGAGTGACTGCTGTCCTAAAGGAGTGGGAAGGTCAGTTCACTGATGAGAGCACAGAAGGATGTGTCACGCCCAGATGGAGCTTTGACCCAAGTCACCACAGGGAGGGTGTGATGAAAAGTCTGGGCCTTTGGAGCTGAGCCACAGGGAGGTTACTGTAACGCTGATGGGACTGGAGAATGACCAGTTATACTATTATTATGAGAAACTGAAGTGGGTCCATGGAGAGGATGTAGTCAAGTGTAAAGCTACCagtgctgttctttttttaaccttgttTAACTGTTGAGCCAATGTTCCGCAAAAGGTGGTGTGAGGCCATTAAAAGCCTGAAATAAGTCCATTTATGTggcagagggaggcagaggagtgACAAGTTTCCTGTCAGTGATTAAAATGATGATCATAAAAGCACCATTTggtgttttgatgatgatggggaAACATGTTGCTGCTGGCTTCATTCCAGACTCTCTGAGCCTCGCTCGGCTGTGAAAGCAACGTGCTTTAAATCATTGCTTTACATGATTTCCTTACTCCATatattatttacttcatttaacACTTATGCATTATAGAGGAGAAGGAAGTGATGCTAAGGATTCATCATTCTCTGTCACCAGACCATCAGTCAGCACTCATGTGCGGCCACAGTGACAGGTGCCATAAACAGAGAGGGCTGGGTGTTACGGTGTTTGTTTGATGAGATCTGCCCAACATGTTCAAACTCAAGGACAGACTTTTCCGTGCTCCTGTCCACATGCATATACATTATGTGCATCGTCCCTCCAGAAGGACACAAACGGGACCAGGGGAATACTAAAATTATTCACACACTTTATTTACCAGACAGGAAATTCAGCTTTGATTCTGTGATGGTGTGATTACACAGAGGCACGAAGTCAGTCGATGTCAGTTGTTTTCTGTGAGGTTTAAAATAAGAATCTGAATCTAAAGCTATGATCACAGGGTAACTCACGATACGTTACGACACGAGACGGTGCGCGATTCCACCATAACAATATTGTGATTCAATGAGTCTGTGATCATCAATATAGTGCAAGACAATcatgatatctgtctaactgaagtgTGAAAAgagcaggatttctctattattcacaacataagagaacaaagtgcataaagtctatgtattgaacgtggctGGAGCATCTGTTAACGGAGCGTTCTCTGCCATCATCCCTCGTCGCAGCGAGGAGACTTCAAGTCCTGACACCCAGTGAGTGAAACAGGGGCAGGGACTGTTTCATTCAGAGCGCcatttcttaattaaaatatccatatttgccctggtgtatcgaCTAGGATGTGGACCCAACCCTAGTATGTATACGCTTTACATcctatttgttgaaatcctagcctttatggggccctaggctgaatttgatttgaggccccctcccaccacctagAAGTCGCCCCTGCTTGactattatactgtatattttagcTGTGTTATTTACTCCAAACAGTGTCACTCTTTGTTTAGAGAGCAGTAAAatcactttcatattcaaagtggaGCACAAAGTAAGAAAAGTAACTAAATACAACAGCAGACAATGTATTTTCTGCAAAGTCGTAAACTTGGAATAGATGTGCAAAAATCTTCAAATACAAAACTTTTAcaaacactatttagatataTATGAAAGTATCTAAAGATATttagatttctttaatatgttaaaatgttggtGATCAGGGACCCGACGCAGCCACTGAGCTTGCTTATGCCTCGGGCCATGAATCAATAGATTGTCTGGGGGAAGGATCCTGTACTGCAGCCCTCACAGTGctgtaataaacacataaaacctGTATGCTGGCATAACTGTCCCTCACTAACCTCTCTACCTGCACAATGAGAATATTAGGGGTGTTTTATGCAGATGGTTCCCACATGACGTTCTATCAATAACGATGTCCTCTcagctctctcctccactcGTCTCCTCGCAGTGAgagttctgtgttttttgaggGCGGAGTTTTGATGAGAGAGTAGAGAGGAGGTGGGATGTATCGTTGcattgctttatttattcatgatattttatatttgttttaatactgCTAGAACTACAATACCAAGTATTCTATTGTTTATACATCAAGGGGTTTGGAGAATATTAGCAAGATATTTCAGCAAAGTTAACTGATGTAACAATCCAAGCCCTGTTAAAATGCATTCATGGAAGCATATATAGAAGCATAGATATAATGATATTCTTGGCAAGTGTAAGTCACAATGACTGATGAGTTTTTAAGTGCGGTGTCTGGGCTCAGATTTGACCATCttcaaacatcaaaaatatCTGTACCTTCTAGATTTCACAGCTACAGATCGAGAGCAGGGCGAGGGATCTGTGTGACTCATCTGTTCGTTTCTGCAGCTCAGTGGAAAGGAGCCTACATTCTGTGCTCTCTCCCTGCATGCTATCCTGACCATATGTTTatctttcactcactgtttgACATCCtggtcttcatcttcatctgttCATCGAGTGTCTGCTGTGCACCTCCGGTCAAGTGAATCAGAGTAACTTATCCTTATTCCTCAGGCAGTTCAGTGTCGTGCACAGAGGACACACCTCTCTGCACTATTGAACTCGGAGTGAGGACGAGCAGATGTTTCTCAGGTGAAAATAATCTCGTCAGTTCCTCGTCATCCTTAGTTTGGTGATTTGTCCCTCTGGAGCTGCCATATCCTCACCACTGTACAGCAAATCTTTGTGGATATTATCAGTTCACTGATATGACGACGATCAGACTACAGGGCTTTGGGCttttttgactgtgtgtgtcctcgGGCATGTGGTGATAATGTTGCTGTCTGATCAAGTGCAATCACAGCGCATACTGATCAatcatttgtgttatttcactACCTTTACCTGGCCATAACCCTTATGCAAGCTCCACCCCTTCACCAGAAAGTTGTGGAAATGGTCCTGCTCTTGAACACATCTAACCAAGGCTGCACTCTTCATATGTTAAAGGCAAACTCCAGAGAATGTACGGAACTCAATTTccagacattttcctgagttCCTGTCTTGAAACGCTCAGCTTGCCAAGCCTGATCTAGGGCTTTACCCCTCCATACtttaccaaaccaaaccatcttcagtaccatgatggaaacacagtatTAGAGACGGTTCTTACGTTTCGTCCTCGATGTACTTGAGCAGTGTGAGGGCCTtcctgtggagcagcagcagaaactggGCCAGATAGGTGCTCCGCAGGGACAGACCCGGCTTCAGCATAAACACCTGGGTATGAAGCAGGATGTCAATTAATAGTCCAGGCCACAAATCAGCAGGAAAaacttaacaataataattaatactGCCCCCCTATGTTCCTTCTTTGTGCTAACCTTGAAGAAGCAAcatattgttgttgatgtgagaACAAATAGTAACCACGGATGACAAGATGTTACCCTCATTCTAATTTTGTATCACCAGGCTCTGGAGACTACATCATGGCATCACATGTTTCATGTATGTGCTGTAGTCAGCCATTGAGGTCATCTTAAACAAAACATGacttaatttattttcacttgGTGATTTTACATAAAAAGGCTGAATGAATACACACTTTGGGTTTACTTTATAAATACCATGTTCATGTAGAGGAGGCTCAGTATCACTTATCTCTGTTTTTAAGAGTAAACTCCTCAGAGTTTGGAAGAAACATCATGATATATAaccatgtatatatacatatatatatatatatatatatatatacacgtgtatatacacatataagtacagtatacatatacatatatacatatatacatatatatatatatatatatatatatatacatatacacatacacatatatacacatgatGTTTCACTTTAAGTATAAATTATGAAAAGTAGCTGTCTTCTCACCTCATCTATAAATGACTTCACCAAGGTGTCTTTGTGCATGACGTCCTGAAAAATATtactgagaaaaaaaggaatgacATTAGATTAAAGGTtggaacatgtaaaaaaaacaaggactgTGTGCGTGACTCACAGGTCAGGTGTGAAGGTTTCATCCGTGTAAATGACCGTGTCTGGAGGTATGTCCTCCTCGCTGTCGGTCTTCCAGAGCGCACTCAGCTCTGAGCGCATGTAGCGCCTCTGGTTGAACGTGTGCTCGTGGCACGGCGGCATCTGCTTCACGGTGTTGATGTCGACGTCAATGTGAGTGGTTGGATATGGTGAGTAGAGAACCTGACGGAAGGGCAGGACAAAGCTGCCTGTGGAATCCTGGGAATTAAACAAAGGGAAGGAAAAGACAGTTGGAGGCTCATCATCTCACTATGTGGTATGATGATCACCTTCACCAAGGAGGCTATATTTTCACCCGCATCTGTTGGTTTGATTACAAAACAATTACTGAGCCAATTTTCACAAAGCAAAGTGGAGGGGTGGGGCATGCACCAGCAAGGAACAAATTAAATTTTGATTTGATGAGAGGAAGTGGGCGGATCAGGAATTGTTTTATTAGTATTGTTAACATTGCAAGACCTTTTGAATTAAAGGGGAGTGTTGAGATGTTATTTTGTGTCAGATGTGTGATAACATGCAGTGTCATATTCGGAATATGGAAATAAAACTCACAAAGGGGGAATATCAGAATAGCTTTTGAAAAAACATGCTATGTAGGCGTCATGTGTGGGTTTTAATGTCTTATTTCATATCTCACAAGTAGAGAACGCCTGCTATCCTTTTGTTtcgtttgttttcttcttctggtttcACACTGCATGTATACATGGAAATGTAATAGTGTATGAGATACATAACAGAGTCAGTGTGTACCAGACTCGTGTTCTTAACGATCAGCTTTTTTGCTGCCCTTGTTCCTGTTTACCCACTCTGCCTCTCCCCTCAACTGTTGGGGAAATTCTCGTGTTATCCAAggacattcccacgctgcacacaggaaactaTTTCGAGAGACGAAGGCATCAGCAACATTGTACTGGGAAagtgagacacaaaacacaaaccacGCTGGAGAAAAATCACGAGATATGCGTTACACGCTGCACCTCCAGTGACGGGTGTGCTTTTTTTAGGAAGTGAAGAAGAAATGTCGGAACGAGGATTCGAGAGCAGCTGTCctcaggacattttctgccttCTACTGTAACTAAATGAAGTCGAGCTGTGATTTAGCTCGTTATGTGAACCGCTTATAAATTGTAAACAttaatttttaacattttaacgtCTGCTGGTCCATGGAAACATTGAAACAAAACAGGCTTCTTATGTGCCCCCATCACAAAAGTCCAGTGACCTAAATGTGGCCATTTCCTTCTTTATTGCtaaaaaatcaataaagaaGCCTCATCACAAAGTTTCATCAAAACCAAAATCACCAAACTCTACAATCTTGTGGAATGTGTTCATAATGACTCTTAATGACATTTGCATTACTTATTCAAGGTTTTAGAAGTgagattattattaacattgcacagttgtttttaatgttgattttgcactgttttatacatattttttccactgtatttaatgtttattttgcacagttttATACATATCTTTTccactgtttttaatgtttattttgcacagttttATACATATCTTTTccactgtttttaatgtttattttgcacagttttatacatatttttttccactgtattaaatgtttattttgcactgttttatacatattttttccactgtatttaatgtttattttgcaccgttttatacatatttttttccactttattagatgtttattttgcactgttttatacatattttttccaCTGTATTTAATGTCTATTTTGCACcgttttatacatatttttttccactgtattagatgtttattttgcactgttttatacatattttttccactgcatttaatgtttattttgcactGTTTGGTTAAGGTCAGATGTGATGGTATTgcatgaaggacacagcatacaaatcaTAAAccgtttttgttcacaaagacaaaacagaggcagaaaaataacatcatgcaccttaatttgttaattaaaatatcaatatttgcccagTCACACTGGTGCATTAAGTCAATAAAATGCATATTGTAATCTACTGATGCTTTATGTTTGTTGCTTACTTTAaggacattagaacttagtcattgttttaaatgcagTATGTATTGCATTGGATTATTGTTGTGCAATTATCTGTGTACGGTTTCTGCCTCTGTGaaataagtttaaaaaatgcctgagggggaaaaatgagGACAACAGCGTGGGCAAGATCAAACAGGCAGACAGCACACAGACCAGTGACCAAGCTCGAGTTCAAACCACAATGTACTAATGAGAGGGAACTGGTGTGTCTACCTTTAGCAGACCCTGGACAAATAGGCCTGTGTCGTATTTGAAAGAAGAGTCAGCCTTACAGAGGCGGGAGCACTTCCTCTCTGCAGGAGTGAGGAAGAGGCAGAGGGTTCGCACAATCTAAAgaaaacagtcagagacagagttAAAAACTTAGCtttcagtcaaataaaaaagtatattcAATAGATTTCAGGCAATGTTTTAGGGCatattttgcaaaataaatggaaaaactttatttaatgaACTATTTGACACTGTAAAGGTTTGGAATCACGCTGTATCAGGTTTCTAGTTTTTAAAAGTGGACAGAAATTGAACAgccttctgttttgtttggttgttgttgttttttttctcttacttTAGATTTGCTGCTAGTTGGATTAAAACAAAGGGAACTGCTGCACAATTTAGGACCATAATTACTAAAAAGCCACATTTAATTATAGACCTTAATCTGGTATTAGCCTTCAGCCTAGCTgttagaaacaaataaaatcttgaTTTAAATGGTTGTCAATTCAGGCCTCAAGTCAACTAAACgacagttaaaggtccagtgtgtaacatttagggggTTTTACTGGCAAACACTGAATAAACTATTCatcagtatgtatgtataattaaGCCTGAAATGGCTTGGTTTTCAGAACCGTAGAACAAGCGGGTTATTTTAATTCAGGCAGGTATTTTCCTATTTACCTCGGTATTTGGAAGTCCtctgttacaatctgcagtgtcaccattcTATAATCCCTGTTTCTGTTGACAGCTGAAGCAGCAACTTTGCTGTGTTTGAGATTCAAACTACTGACAAACCTGTTCagaacagtgtgtttttaaactatGCAGATGGTTTACAAAAATCCTGTCTGTGTGCAGCCACTAATCCAGTAAATTTACCTTATTTACTTTCTCTGGATTGCTTCCCACGACTATTGAACAGCCACAAGTCTGCAGATGAGAGCTGATGGCCCTGAACCAAAGAGACAAAGGGTTGTAAATATAACCAATTAGCGCCATTGGCATTACTCTTACTAATTATTAATGGCAGCTTTTAGGAATCACGGCAGAGATAGATGAAGTGACTCCAGTAAACATTGAAGAggctggaggaagaagagaaatggCTCTGGTTAATGAGAAGTTACATTAGCCTAGTAATCCTTGTATGTACTTTTTACACATGTAGTTAGGATGACGTTCTCTCCCAATGACCATCCTGTATTTATAGGAATTCATTCATTCGATTGATGCTCGGGATGGgcatgaatatttgattatttgtgtgCTGATACATTACTGTATACTACATAAAGTACtgttaaaaaaatctttttttccccacaaaaatatcaaattgatGCCAGCAGACAATATTGCATAATGCATAATGACAAAACTGTGGCAAATGGACAGTCAGACGGCTTCAGCAGCTTTGAATTTATGTGAACTgtcatgtctctgtgttgtttatctGTCTGCATTGATAGCCATTTTGCTATTGCAAAATATTACTTTCAAGTAAAGacaagaagaaacaaaagaatTCCCCCTTAGGGAGCAGCAGAATGACCTCCATTCACCTCAAACGTTCAAAAGCTCTGCAACCAAAAAGATACATTATAAGGAGGCTCATGATTTCTTTATCTTCTGGTCACGTGGTGTAACCTTACTACTCGTCTAGGCCTGAGTGCTGCAGGACGCATGAAATCATTGcgtttccatttttatttaaagttaaaagttaaagttagtttttattaatccccttagggaaagtattcctctgcattttgacccatcctagaattaggagcagtgggctgccacactgagtggcgcccgggagcattgggggttgggtaccttgctcaggggtaccccagccctttttggccgggtggggatttgaactggcgaacctctggttacaagtcaagttccctttccacttggccacgggctgcccaaaacttttaaatcTGTGGTGTTGTGCTGTAGAGTCAGGGGGAGGATTACCTCTGCGACATATCAGAAAAGGCAAAGCAAAGCTTGCATTAAAGTACAACTATGCAGGAGCTGTTACTAAtgtaacagcttcagagtcattgtgatggttaaatgactTGCTGCGGGGAGATTGGGGgttgtctccactccccctgtCATCTTTCAGCAGAAAACCAGGCTGCCGAGTCCCAGGTCTCGTAAGAAACACAGATTGTTTCACTTCAGCCTGGTTTTCACACTAAGGTTAGTCCATCTTAAGGTTTGAGAAAGATTTAACACACAACCTCACTCCAAACATAATGTGACCTGACACAAGCTTTGCTTTGAAACTAAACTACAATAAGCGACTGCCATTGTTTGCCCATCCCTGATTGGTGGTATAAATGAAATATTCCTGAGCTGACACTTTGTCATGTCCACAGATGATGGTGAACTAATCCAGGTCAGCTCAGAGCAACTGGGAGCTTTATTGTCAAAATGGACTTTCCAGACTGTCAACACTAAACAGCAATTTAGCTACAATCCTTTTCTCAGGAGGAACCTCCACTAAAGTAGAGAGCCATTACTCATCATTGGAAGGTTGATGGGTGTTAAACAGGCATTGTTCATCATCTGTCTCCATTTGTCTGCACTGGAGCGCTTACTTGTGGAGGAAATCCTCATGGCAGCTGTCCCCgatgtcatcatcattcagcaCGGTGTCTTTTATCTACTCAGCAGGAGCCAAACAaagaaattagtcattttgaaaattggttacaaaagaaacaacattacAGATGGGCACTGTTACAGGCCCTGCCAGGAAAATCTGATTCAGAAACCGCAAGAAGATTTCTTGGGGAGGTTATTCTCtccttttttgtcacattaggGGAACAATGTATAGAACTACTCTGGATGGTAATCGAGGAAACATGAATAATTCAAAAGCTTTTGGAAAATGAGGCCATTTGAAAAGTTCAAGTGATAGAACAAAACCATGGAAATTTGCAAACATTTGCAACAAAAGGCAACTTGTTTCCTTTCAGCTTGTAGCTATAGCATTTACTCTGCATTCACTATAAATTATTTAAGTGCtaatattttttggtttaaataatgaatgaaaacaaatctgaaaaCTTAACTACTGTGTCAGTAAACAACAAATGTCCTTTCTTGTTTTAAAGTGGGCTCAAAGATGTTGTTGCTACCTTAGTGAAACAAtcaaccagcatgtgtgtgtgtgtgtgtgtgtgtgtgtgtgtgtgtgtgtgtgtgtgtgtgttgctcacaTCTATATCTTCTTGCACACTGTGTGACTTCATAGAGGCCAACAGCTCCATGATTGGGATTATCTCCAGGCTTAACACTGAGATGATGTTGTAGCCCTGAGGATGAAGGGAGgaggaaacacaacacagcataTAAATGGTGTAACACGAATGGAAAACACTGTGGAGCAGACACTTTAGAGGTATTGATTTCATGCAGCATGTTCTCCAATCTGTTGATTCTACCACATTCACTACATTTGCCTTTCTAAAAAAGgtacagagaaataaataagtacaaataaataaaaatgaaaattacaaCCGTTGCTGCTAAAACTTTACTAAAAAACTTTTAACCATCaaaaaatgtccattacatttaaACCGTTCACACAGCCTATCAACTCCATACAACTCTCTGTTTAGATGTCATGTCACCCGGCTCATATTGCCTAGAAAACGTAATTTGTTTtaagtcaaaacaaaatatattcaAAAATCCGTGAACTCCACAAAGCGTTTAttccacagctgcagcagagagcagaTTTTCATGTAATGTGACCTCGTCTGTGTCAGTTCTCTTGGTGTGTTATAattataaaatgtcttttacaattttacaatCAGCCTGCCCCTGCACTGCCACTACATACACGTAAACGATCCCTCAGTCAGGTccgatagtattgcttgactgAGTCTGTTTTCAGATAGAGGACGTAgtaaacaaatattgttgttcACGGaatattgtttctgttcatgaggACCAAATAGAGGcaaaataatatcaataacaacaacagaaaatcaccaaaacttacacactggagctgtaAGTTAACAATCTTAGACCACAAATGTGATATTTGGTAAAGGACAGTGATGTTGTCTGGATACTAAATGTTTTGGTAACTACACCAATACTAAGAACCTTAAGTGAATACCAGTATCAACACAGAACAATCCATTCATAAAT
This genomic window contains:
- the c9orf72 gene encoding guanine nucleotide exchange C9orf72 homolog; this translates as MSSGCPPQSPAVAKSEVPVEGECPLLAATFAYWDNILGPRVRYIWAPKGDQLMFLSDGEVTFLANHTLNGEILRSAECGAVDVKFFVLAEKGVIIVSLIFDGELKGDKNTCALSIILPQTELAFYLPLHTICVERLKHVIRKGRIWMQKGYNIISVLSLEIIPIMELLASMKSHSVQEDIDIKDTVLNDDDIGDSCHEDFLHKAISSHLQTCGCSIVVGSNPEKVNKIVRTLCLFLTPAERKCSRLCKADSSFKYDTGLFVQGLLKDSTGSFVLPFRQVLYSPYPTTHIDVDINTVKQMPPCHEHTFNQRRYMRSELSALWKTDSEEDIPPDTVIYTDETFTPDLNIFQDVMHKDTLVKSFIDEVFMLKPGLSLRSTYLAQFLLLLHRKALTLLKYIEDETQKGKKPFRSLRSLKTDLDLTVEGDLNIVMAFAEKLRAGLHSFVFGKPFYTSMQERDILMTL